The Podospora pseudocomata strain CBS 415.72m chromosome 1 map unlocalized CBS415.72m_1, whole genome shotgun sequence genome has a segment encoding these proteins:
- a CDS encoding uncharacterized protein (EggNog:ENOG503NVSI; COG:S) — MGWTAFWLAYLLGGITFLPLVAAILLAHAYLTLPYHEDADNAFPNADDLVQPGDDVDALKAAQKDKEEAKSRTIHHDTDVAAGYFAVCREYTPMGINAKPIERSTPVGSATVAAPSPSVYQTMYRSIFDRKGTSSPLDNKNGASQRPKKAGNVFYVVLRHGHLMLFDDDEQLEVRHVVSLAHHDISIYSGEEVTPEGELWIKRNAICLSRRVDGPELGPDSQVSKPFYLFSENCSAKEDFYFALLRNQELSFPTEHRAPTPIQFEVKNIISLVQKLHSSEEHMQTRWLNAMIGRIFLGIYKTKDIENLIREKLTKKISRVKRPAFLSNIEIKAIDTGDSAPYITNPRLKDLTVEGECGVEADMRYTGNFRLEVAATARIDLGARFKAREVNMVLAVVVRKLEGHIHLKIKPPPSNRLWFSFQQAPKMEMTIEPIVSSRQITYNVILRQIESRIKEVIAETLVLPFWDDTPFFNTEHKKWRGGIFHDDRIKSTMDLETAAAQDGELDEVDRLEETQGAPETELPQMEKSHSVPVLEKKTSIGLFGRKMKSKTDLRGSAGGSTSSLDLKADPRTSVASFESNRSDAKSSSLSLDSRREVKSDLSSSPPPVLSVPFAQPATPTVGTDPINADLFKPSSSPPNGSPAISAMANLSAQAQPPSPALTPVTNAHTTSSSSVSSRDATDTEKDLDKTPQGRRNTSSSSGSHDDGRARSRSPSASTKGSVKSQTGSIARGFFNRRDTGSSASDTASLADTKKGAALAAVTNAAASAKRWGLNAFQRRLTDAGSATDGAPPHLDLNQPMGRGQPLPPPGTPLPMPDKSIPVSPIPVPKRKPIPPPSISSQSEDSSSHKVERRPVPPPPLPKRRQYQSDSVVDDGHNMLVVAAPADSEPTTPLSGSHSPSWIEDGQAHGDSSAKSSSDMPVIKLNGENSGSSPEAAPIDKTQPGREGRKGGGSTKLVEDDDDDDYSAWMEDPLPDDDLDSAVEPSTA; from the exons ATGGGCTGGACGGCCTTTTGGCTGGCCTACCTTCTCGGAGGCATTACCTTTCTGCCTTTGGTCGCCGctatcctcctcgcccacgCCTACCTGACACTGCCCTACCACGAAGATGCCGATAACGCCTTTCCAAACGCGGACGATCTGGTCCAGCCAGGGGATGATGTAGATGCACTCAAAGCGGCgcagaaggacaaggaggaaGCCAAATCACGAACAATTCACCATGACACCGATGTGGCTGCCGGCTACTTTGCCGTCTGTCGTGAATACACGCCAATGGGAATCAATGCAAAGCCGATAGAGAGATCAACACCGGTGGGATCAGCTACGGTGGCTGCTCCAAGTCCAAGCGTCTACCAAACCATGTATCGCAGCATATTTGACCGGAAAGGCACATCGAGCCCGCTGGACAACAAGAACGGCGCCAGTCAGCGACCAAAAAAAGCTGGGAATGTTTTCTATGTTGTACTAAG ACACGGCCACCTCATGCTttttgacgatgatgaacaACTCGAAGTGCGCCATGTAGTATCCCTGGCCCACCATGACATTAGCATATATtcgggcgaggaggtcaCGCCGGAAGGCGAGCTATGGATCAAACGCAATGCGATTTGCCTCTCGCGCCGTGTAGATGGGCCAGAGTTGGGCCCAGATAGCCAGGTGTCCAAGCCCTTCTACTTGTTCTCGGAGAACTGCTCTGCTAAGGAAGATTTCTACTTTGCCCTCCTGAGAAACCAGGAGCTCTCCTTTCCCACCGAGCACAGAGCGCCGACTCCGATCCAGTTTGAAGTTAAGAACATCATATCGCTGGTCCAGAAGCTGCATTCGTCCGAAGAACATATGCAAACAAGGTGGCTCAATGCCATGATCGGGAGGATATTTCTCGGCATCTACAAGACCAAGGACATTGAAAATCTCATAAGGGAGAAGCTTACGAAGAAGATATCCCGGGTCAAGCGGCCGGCTTTCTTATCCAACATTGAAATCAAGGCTATTGATACCGGCGACTCGGCACCATACATTACCAACCCTCGCCTCAAAGACCTCACCGTTGAAGGAGAGTGCGGTGTTGAGGCAGACATGCGCTACACCGGCAATTTCCGGCTCGAGGTTGCTGCAACTGCCCGCATCGACTTGGGTGCTCGTTTCAAGGCACGAGAGGTCAACATGGTTCTCGCGGTTGTTGTTCGAAAGTTGGAAGGACATATTCACCTGAAAATCAAGCCCCCACCGAGCAATCGGTTGTGGTTTTCTTTCCAGCAGGCAccgaagatggagatgaccATCGAGCCTATCGTCAGCTCCCGCCAAATCACGTACAATGTTATTCTTCGTCAGATCGAGAGTCGTATCAAAGAGGTCATTGCCGAAACGCTGGTTTTGCCTTTCTGGGACGACACCCCGTTTTTCAACACCGAACACAAGAAGTGGAGAGGCGGTATATTCCATGACGACAGAATCAAGTCAACGATGGATCTTGAGACCGCGGCGGCTCAGGACGGGGAACTGGATGAAGTTGACCGTTTGGAGGAAACTCAAGGGGCCCCGGAAACCGAGTTGCCACagatggagaagagccaTAGCGTGCCAGTGCTCGAAAAGAAGACATCTATTGGCCTTTTTGGAAGGAAAATGAAGAGCAAAACTGATCTGAGAGGGTCAGCTGGGGGCTCTACCTCAAGTTTGGATCTGAAGGCCGACCCCAGAACTTCCGTGGCCAGCTTTGAGTCAAACAGGTCAGATGCAAAGTCATCTTCACTAAGCCTAGACTCTCGAAGGGAGGTCAAGAGTGAtctttcttcctcgccacctccTGTGCTCTCAGTACCCTTCGcccaaccagcaacacccaCTGTCGGAACTGACCCCATCAACGCTGATCTCTTCAAACCCTCGTCATCTCCGCCTAATGGAAGTCCGGCCATATCGGCAATGGCGAACCTTTCTGCTCAAGCGcaacctccatcaccagcccTGACGCCGGTCACGAATGCTCATACTACATCGAGCTCGTCAGTTTCTTCGAGAGATGCCACAGACACCGAAAAGGATTTGGACAAAACACCCCAAGGTCGACGCAAtacatcatcctcgtccggcagccatgatgatggtagAGCTAGATCAAGGTCGCCTTCCGCTTCCACCAAAGGATCTGTGAAGAGCCAGACGGGATCCATCGCCCGGGGCTTCTTCAACCGCCGTGACACTGGGTCTTCGGCTTCTGACACGGCCAGTCTCGCCGATACAAAGAAAGGGGCCGCGCTGGCTGCGGTTACAAATGCCGCAGCATCTGCCAAAAGATGGGGACTGAATGCCTTTCAGAGACGTCTCACTGATGCAGGTTCTGCCACAGACGgtgcaccaccacacctagACCTCAACCAGCCGATGGGTCGTGGCCAACCCTTACCTCCCCCGGGAACGCCTCTCCCAATGCCCGACAAGAGTATTCCTGTTTCACCTATTCCAGTACCAAAAAGGAAGCCgattcctccaccttcaatTTCATCACAATCTGAAGACTCCTCGAGCCACAAGGTCGAGCGCCGCCCagttccaccaccaccgcttcccAAGCGGCGGCAGTATCAGAGCGACTCGGTGGTGGACGACGGACACAACATGTTGGTTGTAGCCGCCCCCGCCGACTCCGAACCCACTACGCCGCTCAGTGGCTCACATAGTCCGTCATGGATCGAAGACGGCCAAGCTCATGGCGACAGCTCGGCCAAGTCATCCAGCGATATGCCAGTCATCAAACTCAACGGCGAAAACTCTGGGTCGTCTCCTGAAGCTGCACCTATAGACAAAACCCAACCCGGGCGCGAAGGCAGAAAGGGCGGTGGCTCCAccaagctggtggaggatgatgacgatgatgactaCTCCGCATGGATGGAGGATCCGTTACCAGACGATGATCTTGACTCCGCAGTCGAGCCATCAACAGCATAA
- a CDS encoding uncharacterized protein (EggNog:ENOG503PZYY), which yields MKFTTAILGLASLVSLAAAQAPVACPTATKTIQNRECNKRCPLSDCAFYSTIRQPCNCPAAIPTATLIAPCAADCPYQGCDIIFRTSSLACPTPTSTRRVTTTSTRRTTSTTPTRTSVPIQTTRVITSVVTLPPRITTTSTTSTIPCPTVTRITTPGDCPVIRCPVPTCQVRTTQVVPCNCQPRTVLWVQGCPTACADGCLTRTETASIAC from the coding sequence ATGAagttcaccaccgccatcctaGGCCTGGCCAGCCTCGTCAGTCTGGCGGCAGCTCAAGCTCCTGTCGCCTGCCCAACCGCAACCAAAACTATTCAGAACCGGGAGTGCAACAAACGATGCCCTCTTTCCGACTGCGCTTTCTACTCCACTATCCGTCAGCCCTGCAACTGCCCGGCTGCAATCCCGACAGCCACTCTCATCGCCCCTTGCGCGGCCGACTGCCCGTATCAAGGCTGTGATATCATCTTCCGCACCAGCAGCCTCGCCTGCCCTACCCCTACTTCCACTCGCcgtgtcaccaccaccagcacccgGCGGACAACTTCTACCACCCCCACGAGGACCTCCGTCCCCATTCAGACCACCAGGGTCATCACCAGCGTTGTcacccttcctccccggatcaccaccaccagcaccacgtCCACGATCCCCTGCCCGACTGTCACCAGGATCACCACGCCGGGCGACTGCCCTGTTATCCGATGCCCTGTGCCGACCTGCCAGGTCAGAACCACGCAGGTGGTGCCTTGCAACTGCCAGCCGAGGACTGTGCTTTGGGTCCAGGGATGCCCAACCGCTTGTGCTGATGGGTGCTTGACGAGGACGGAGACGGCGAGCATTGCTTGCTGA
- the ISN1 gene encoding IMP 5'-nucleotidase (COG:F; EggNog:ENOG503NUVQ) has protein sequence MTTRYRVEYALKTHRRDQFIEWIKGLLAVPFVLYSQPHGVFEYPPSSPELGTSPPGSPNPILIKAREEAHRRYAEILHDVELMIDDHIAHQNDPDNPFPSKLKLLVPSIGPFFTRLPLEAAFKFQDRKRYISSRRFVSPSFNDVRLILNSAQLISVTSTTPGSTLQLATFDGDVTLYDDGQSLEPTSPVIPRLLDLLRKNIKIGIVTAAGYTSADRYYARLHGLLDSIATSVDLTPIQKRSVIIMGGEANYLFQFDPASEHLLSPVPRSEWLTAEMLLWDDRDITQLLDIAEAALADCIETLNLPAVLMRKDRAVGIIPSPPHIRIPRESLEETVLCVQKILELSSAGRSKKVPFCAFNGGNDVFVDIGDKSWGVTVCQRWFSDPETGRPIRGENTLHVGDQFLSAGANDFRARSVGTTAWIASPAETVELLDELGELMGKKMS, from the exons ATGACGACCCGATACCGCGTTGAAT aCGCCCTCAAAACTCACCGGCGCGATCAATTCATCGAATGGATCAAGggcctcctcgccgtccccTTCGTCCTCTACTCCCAACCCCACGGCGTCTTCGAATAccccccatcctcgcccGAGCTCggcacctcccctcccggcTCCCCgaaccccatcctcatcaaggCCCGCGAGGAAGCCCACCGCCGCTATGCCGAAATCCTCCACGACGTCGAGCTCATGATAGACGACCATATTGCCCACCAAAACGACCCcgacaaccccttcccctccaagCTCAAACTCCTTGTCCCCTCCATCGGCCCGTTTTTCACCCGCCTTCCCCTAGAAGCAGCATTCAAATTCCAAGACCGCAAACGCTACATCTCCTCCCGCCGCTTCGTGTCTCCCTCCTTCAACGACGTCCGCCTGATCCTAAACTCAGCCCAGCTGATCTCGGTGACCTCCACCACACCAGGCAGCACCCTCCAGCTAGCCACCTTTGACGGAGACGTGACCCTCTACGACGATGGGCAATCCCTCGAGCCGACCTCCCCCGTCATCCCGCGGCTGCTGGACCTCCTCAGGAAAAACATCAAGATCGGCATCGTCACCGCGGCGGGCTACACCTCGGCAGACCGGTACTACGCCCGCCTCCATGGGCTGCTGGACAGCATCGCAACCTCGGTCGATCTGACCCCCATCCAGAAACGCTCCGTGATCATCATGGGCGGCGAAGCCAACTACCTCTTCCAGTTCGACCCCGCCTCGGAGCACCTGCTCTCCCCCGTCCCGCGGTCAGAATGGCTCACGGCCGAGATGCTCCTCTGGGACGACCGGGACATCACCCAGCTTCTGGACATCGCCGAGGCGGCCCTGGCGGACTGCATCGAgaccctcaacctccccgccgtGCTTATGAGAAAAGACCGCGCGGTGGgcatcatcccctcccccccccacatCCGCATCCCGCGCGAGTCGCTCGAGGAGACGGTCCTCTGCGTGCAAAAGATTCTCGAGCTGTCCTCGGCCGGGAGGAGCAAAAAGGTGCCGTTTTGCGCCTTCAACGGGGGCAACGACGTGTTTGTGGACATTGGGGACAAGAGCTGGGGCGTGACGGTCTGTCAGAGGTGGTTCAGCGATCCCGAGACGGGGAGGCCGATAAGGGGGGAGAACACGCTGCACGTGGGCGATCAGTTTCTCAGCGCGGGGGCCAACGATTTCAGGGCGAGGAGCGTGGGGACGACGGCTTGGATTGCGAGCCCGGCGGAGACGGTGGAGTTGCTGGATGAGTTGGGGGAGCtgatggggaagaagatGTCTTAG
- a CDS encoding uncharacterized protein (EggNog:ENOG503P61I) produces MATLATKLPSDAFWPSGAVESDVRQSFPTTLSSDTSSTIISPLTLPRGAAGYFDQRIHGNPKAHVYSPLSPGVRGPGPHQQSFLSPHILNDQYRSSSVPPQARQSTASPAGQENNPRSSQDSTGGSIHGLSFNGPGGHPRSLSDSNSSASQASLIRRLLTQNGRIREAWEAERKYMEANRERAEEVYKEERALMEEERAEWETERALLLKQIEHLQNQLLGGAGNMLSPRNGNVLSDQGSFSSASGLRGGAAWEASPESMKSSHSSQSNGPAAPKNLAVFHPASLGGSPGPALKHSSLPQLRTASNVLEPLPERISIGHIPSSGLSPISATASETDGSTPVPVVDIQEIIPELEGIPLKAPAIQKPTFTDGPSVEGSNASSRSSSPQNSSDEAKAPRAAKVETLQVLAAHESARLTMHAGHTPSHSLSLLTTVASSGAATATSSGESTPTIQQGDGAFGQAEAAVQVEQHAIEIAQQLTDADSADDHPEQVYEPSEGDVRLKGPLMVRNMPAHDEIFFRRLSDKLEEVAQDREASLPAVLKDADSSEEAEAQADASVSETSDASSTTEKDNSSTKSGDDEEDFEIPLKIKKSNNFGAPFGSSRW; encoded by the coding sequence ATGGCCACTTTGGCAACAAAACTTCCCTCGGATGCCTTTTGGCCCTCTGGCGCTGTGGAATCCGATGTGCGCCAGTcttttcccaccaccctctccagcGATACCTCTTCCACCATCATATCGCCCTTGACGCTGCCTCGAGGTGCTGCCGGTTACTTCGACCAGAGGATACACGGCAACCCAAAAGCACACGTCTATTCACCGCTGTCGCCAGGTGTTCGAGGTCCTGGTCCACACCAGCAGTCGTTCCTGTCACCGCACATCTTGAACGACCAGTACCGATCCAGCAGCGTCCCACCACAGGCGCGACAGAGCACAGCATCGCcagctggccaagaaaaCAACCCCCGGTCCAGCCAGGATTCCACCGGCGGCTCCATCCATGGACTGAGCTTCAACGGCCCCGGTGGCCACCCGCGCTCCCTTTCAGATTCCAACAGCAGTGCCTCTCAAGCCTCCCTGATTCGACGACTCCTCACCCAGAACGGACGGATACGAGAGGCTTGGGAAGCTGAGCGAAAGTATATGGAGGCCAACCGCGAACGCGCAGAGGAGGTCTACAAGGAGGAGCGCGcattgatggaggaggagcgcgcCGAGTGGGAAACTGAGAGggcgctcctcctcaagcaaATCGAACACCTGCAGAATCAGCTTTTGGGCGGTGCTGGCAACATGCTCTCGCCACGAAACGGCAACGTCCTGTCGGACCAAGGCTCTTTCTCGTCAGCGAGTGGCTTGCGTGGAGGCGCGGCTTGGGAAGCATCACCAGAGAGCATGAAGAGCTCCCACTCGTCTCAAAGCAACGGTCCCGCTGCCCCCAAGAACCTTGCAGTTTTCCACCCGGCAAGCTTGGGTGGATCGCCAGGCCCGGCACTGAAGCACAGCTCTCTTCCCCAGCTCCGAACGGCATCGAATGTTCTGGAACCCCTCCCCGAGAGAATTTCCATTGGACATATCCCAAGCTCCGGCCTTTCGCCCATCTCAGCCACAGCATCCGAAACCGACGGCAGCACCCCTGTGCCGGTTGTCGACATCCAGGAGATCATCCCAGAGCTGGAGGGAATTCCGCTCAAGGCGCCTGCCATTCAGAAGCCCACCTTCACAGATGGTCCATCGGTCGAAGGTTCGAATGCGTCTAGCCGGTCTTCTTCCCCACAAAACTCATCAGACGAAGCCAAAGCACCACGCGCGGCCAAGGTTGAGACGTTGCAGGTCTTGGCGGCCCATGAGTCGGCCCGTCTGACGATGCACGCCGGCCACACTCCCAGTCACTCCCTGTCGCTTCTGACCACTGTTGCATCATCCGGGGCTGCGACCGCTACAAGCAGCGGCGAAAGCACGCCGACCATTCAGCAGGGTGACGGTGCGTTCGGCCAGGCTGAAGCGGCGGTGCAGGTGGAACAGCATGCTATCGAGATCGCACAGCAGCTCACCGATGCCGACTCGGCAGATGACCACCCCGAGCAGGTTTATGAGCCCAGCGAGGGTGACGTCCGTCTAAAAGGCCCGTTGATGGTGCGCAACATGCCTGCCCACGACGAGATATTTTTTCGCAGATTGTCCgacaagctggaggaggtagCTCAGGACCGCGAGGCTTCCCTGCCGGCTGTGCTCAAGGATGCTGACTCGtccgaggaggccgaggcccaGGCCGACGCCTCCGTGTCTGAGACATCCGATGCCTCTAGCACCACCGAGAaagacaacagcagcaccaagagcggtgacgacgaagaggactTTGAGATCCcgctcaagatcaagaagagcaACAATTTTGGAGCCCCGTTTGGGTCGTCTCGGTGGTAg